A region from the Triticum urartu cultivar G1812 chromosome 1, Tu2.1, whole genome shotgun sequence genome encodes:
- the LOC125524506 gene encoding 2-oxoglutarate-dependent dioxygenase 11-like, whose product MERVVDEVVLSRAEITDATAATFADSTVLPDRYARPDEVRDGVVVGDDENYEVPLVDMARLLDPDSSEAETAKLGSACRDWGFFQLTNHGVEESVAQDMKDSTTQFFRLPLDKKKAVATKAGGFEGFGHHFLGASRGKLDWAESLVLKTQLMEERSMEFWPADPAAFRSSLDKYSLEMSKLTSRLLAFMASDLGVEPEALAGAFRGKKQTVALHHYPPCQHPDKVLGITPHHDGLGLTLLLHVDDTPGLQVRRDGRWFPLDPLPGALVINVGDMLQILTNGRYKSPEHRVLADAERGRATAVVFQEACVGGMVRPLPGLGDARYRAIEYAEYFEGNYTALAEGTRFVDSLQISVTHDEKEV is encoded by the exons ATGGAGCGCGTCGTCGACGAGGTCGTCCTCAGCAGGGCCGAGATCACGGACGCCACGGCGGCCACGTTCGCGGACTCCACTGTGCTCCCCGACAGGTATGCCCGGCCGGACGAGGTCAGGGACGGGGTCGTCGTGGGCGACGACGAGAACTACGAGGTGCCGCTGGTAGACATGGCGAGGCTGCTCGACCCGGACTCCTCGGAGGCGGAGACGGCCAAGCTCGGCTCTGCGTGTCGAGACTGGGGCTTCTTCCAG CTAACAAACCACGGAGTTGAGGAATCAGTTGCACAAGACATGAAAGATAGCACTACGCAGTTCTTCCGCCTGCCGCTGGACAAGAAGAAAGCAGTGGCCACCAAGGCCGGCGGGTTCGAAGGGTTCGGGCACCACTTCCTCGGAGCATCCCGCGGGAAGCTGGACTGGGCAGAGAGCCTGGTCCTCAAGACGCAGCTGATGGAGGAGAGGAGCATGGAGTTCTGGCCGGCCGATCCGGCAGCATTTAGGTCCTCACTGGACAAGTACTCGCTGGAGATGTCCAAGCTCACGAGCCGGCTCCTGGCGTTCATGGCGAGCGACCTCGGGGTGGAGCCGGAGGCGCTCGCCGGGGCCTTCCGGGGCAAGAAGCAAACCGTGGCCCTGCATCACTACCCTCCGTGCCAGCACCCGGACAAGGTGCTGGGCATCACGCCGCACCACGACGGCCTCGGCCTGACGCTGCTGCTGCACGTGGACGACACCCCCGGCCTGCAGGTGAGGAGGGACGGCAGGTGGTTCCCGCTGGACCCGCTGCCGGGCGCCCTCGTCATCAACGTCGGCGACATGCTCCAGATCCTCACCAACGGCAGATACAAGAGCCCCGAGCACAGGGTGCTGGCGGACGCCGAGAGAGGCCGGGCGACCGCGGTGGTGTTCCAGGAGGCTTGCGTCGGCGGCATGGTGAGGCCGCTCCCGGGGCTCGGCGACGCGAGGTACAGAGCTATCGAGTATGCTGAGTATTTCGAGGGGAATTACACGGCACTGGCTGAAGGGACGAGGTTCGTGGATAGTCTCCAGATCAGTGTAACGCATGACGAGAAGGAAGTCTAA